A genomic region of Clostridiaceae bacterium contains the following coding sequences:
- the murC gene encoding UDP-N-acetylmuramate--L-alanine ligase, which translates to MSGLAEILISLGYKVSGSDVKTSNKTLKLEKMGAKIIPYHSEENIDNQDLVVYTAAINHNNPELQKARKLNIPTIDRATLLGMIMKKYNYRITVSGTHGKTTTTSMISTIMMESGLDPTVHIGAELESIGGTTRLGSNNYMVAEACEYQGSFLKFHPNMAVILNIEYDHADYFKNIEHVKEYFLKFSNRIPQDGYIVACVDDPNVSWLLDKLSCNKITFGIKSENALWSATNIKFDSDGTTTYTLLKNKKEITGIKLQVTGMHNVSNSLGAIAACNALGCSIASIKSALLKFTGVHQRFELKGVINNIRVFDDYAHHPSEIKATLKSAKNCNPSKIWCVFQPHTYSRAKYLLDEFATSFSDADVVIISDIYAARELDTGEIHSSMLVKKINSYGEKAIYISDFTEIAKYLHENASPGDIVVTMGAGNISKVGEIFLQSEGIKAVS; encoded by the coding sequence ATGAGTGGCCTGGCTGAAATTTTGATAAGTTTAGGATACAAGGTATCAGGTTCCGATGTGAAAACATCGAACAAAACATTAAAACTGGAAAAAATGGGTGCAAAAATTATTCCCTACCATAGTGAAGAAAATATTGATAATCAGGATCTGGTTGTTTATACTGCCGCAATTAACCATAATAATCCTGAATTGCAAAAGGCAAGAAAATTAAATATACCTACCATTGACAGGGCAACTTTATTAGGCATGATTATGAAAAAATATAATTACCGTATTACAGTTTCAGGTACTCACGGTAAAACAACAACTACTTCCATGATTTCTACAATAATGATGGAATCCGGTCTTGACCCAACCGTACATATAGGTGCAGAGCTGGAATCAATAGGTGGAACCACAAGGCTTGGAAGTAACAATTACATGGTGGCAGAAGCCTGTGAATACCAGGGAAGCTTTCTGAAATTTCATCCGAATATGGCTGTAATATTGAATATTGAATATGACCATGCTGATTATTTCAAAAATATAGAACATGTAAAAGAATATTTCCTTAAATTTTCCAACCGTATCCCTCAAGATGGTTATATTGTTGCCTGTGTTGATGATCCAAATGTTTCCTGGTTGCTTGACAAATTATCCTGCAATAAAATCACATTCGGAATTAAATCTGAAAATGCTTTGTGGAGTGCTACTAATATTAAGTTTGACAGTGATGGAACAACTACATATACACTCCTGAAAAATAAAAAAGAAATTACCGGAATCAAACTGCAAGTCACAGGTATGCACAATGTAAGTAATTCTTTAGGAGCTATAGCTGCATGTAATGCTCTGGGTTGCAGCATTGCTTCAATAAAATCTGCATTACTTAAATTTACAGGAGTTCATCAGCGATTTGAGTTAAAAGGGGTAATAAATAATATTAGGGTATTTGATGATTATGCCCATCATCCTTCTGAAATTAAAGCTACTCTAAAGAGCGCTAAGAATTGCAATCCTTCTAAAATCTGGTGTGTTTTTCAGCCCCATACCTATTCAAGGGCAAAGTATCTTCTGGATGAATTTGCGACTTCTTTTTCAGATGCTGATGTAGTAATTATTTCCGATATTTATGCAGCAAGAGAACTGGATACTGGTGAAATCCATTCCAGTATGCTGGTAAAAAAAATAAACTCTTACGGTGAAAAAGCCATATATATTTCAGATTTTACAGAGATAGCAAAATATCTTCATGAAAATGCTTCTCCTGGTGATATTGTGGTTACAATGGGTGCAGGCAACATCAGCAAGGTTGGAGAAATTTTTTTACAAAGCGAAGGTATTAAAGCAGTCAGTTAA
- the spoVG gene encoding septation regulator SpoVG — MEITDVRIRKIDVEGKMKAVVSVTFDNEFVVHDIKVIESQNGLFIAMPSRKTPDGEFKDIAHPINAVTREKIQTAILNKYESMTVIEE, encoded by the coding sequence ATGGAAATTACTGATGTCCGCATTAGGAAAATCGATGTAGAGGGAAAAATGAAAGCGGTTGTTTCTGTTACATTTGATAATGAATTTGTAGTTCATGATATTAAAGTAATAGAAAGCCAAAATGGTCTTTTCATAGCTATGCCAAGCAGAAAAACACCCGATGGAGAATTCAAAGATATTGCACACCCGATAAATGCAGTCACTAGAGAAAAAATTCAGACAGCTATCTTAAATAAATATGAATCAATGACTGTTATAGAAGAATAA
- the glmU gene encoding bifunctional UDP-N-acetylglucosamine diphosphorylase/glucosamine-1-phosphate N-acetyltransferase GlmU: MKDVIGVILAAGEGKRMKSKKSKVVHKILGKAIIEWIYDAACGAGINENIVVVGFKADQVKECMGTRVKYAMQEEQLGTGHALMQARNFFEGKEGYLIVLCGDTPLITSKTIADTIDYHKVNSFSATIVTAEMDDPAQYGRIIRDLNGEVVKIVEYKDATEQERSIKEINSGIYCFNINDLIQTLDKITSNNSQGEYYLTDAIEIMLSMGLKVGALKIADSEEILGINDRVQLYEASNVLRKRILQNFMREGVTIIDPDTTYIDQGVKIGIDTVIYPGTIIEGNTVVGEDCIIGPNSRLIDATVGNNVEITASIVAESTIGDDAKIGPFAHLRPQTCVGEHAKVGAFVETKKCTLGAGTKASHLAYVGDAEVGRNVNIGCGVVFVNYDGKKKHKTIVGNNAFVGSNSNLVAPVTVGENGYIAAGSTITNDVPEYSLAIARERQVVKEGWVIKKDMIRKEKK, translated from the coding sequence ATGAAAGATGTCATAGGAGTTATTCTTGCTGCAGGCGAAGGAAAAAGAATGAAATCGAAAAAATCCAAAGTTGTTCATAAAATACTTGGGAAAGCAATTATTGAATGGATTTATGATGCAGCGTGTGGTGCAGGTATAAATGAAAATATAGTTGTAGTTGGATTTAAAGCAGACCAGGTAAAAGAGTGTATGGGAACAAGGGTTAAGTACGCAATGCAGGAAGAGCAACTGGGGACCGGGCATGCACTTATGCAAGCCAGAAATTTTTTTGAAGGCAAAGAAGGGTATCTTATTGTCTTATGTGGTGACACTCCGTTGATTACATCAAAAACAATAGCAGATACTATAGATTATCATAAGGTTAATAGTTTTTCTGCTACAATTGTTACTGCCGAGATGGATGACCCTGCTCAATATGGACGTATTATAAGGGACTTAAACGGAGAAGTAGTTAAAATAGTTGAATATAAAGATGCTACCGAACAAGAAAGATCTATAAAAGAAATTAATTCCGGAATTTACTGCTTTAATATAAATGATTTAATTCAAACTTTAGATAAAATAACAAGCAACAATAGTCAAGGGGAGTATTACCTGACTGATGCCATTGAAATAATGTTAAGTATGGGACTTAAAGTAGGAGCATTAAAAATAGCTGATTCTGAGGAAATTCTGGGAATCAACGACAGAGTACAGCTCTATGAAGCTTCAAATGTTTTAAGAAAAAGAATACTGCAAAATTTCATGAGAGAAGGTGTTACGATAATAGATCCTGATACGACATATATTGATCAGGGGGTGAAAATAGGAATTGATACAGTAATTTACCCTGGGACCATCATTGAAGGAAACACTGTTGTTGGAGAGGATTGTATAATCGGACCGAATAGCAGACTTATTGATGCAACAGTGGGGAATAATGTAGAAATAACAGCTTCAATTGTAGCGGAAAGTACAATCGGAGATGATGCAAAGATAGGGCCATTCGCTCATTTAAGACCTCAAACCTGTGTAGGGGAGCATGCAAAAGTCGGTGCTTTCGTTGAAACAAAGAAGTGTACTTTAGGAGCCGGCACAAAAGCTTCTCATCTTGCTTATGTAGGAGACGCAGAAGTTGGCAGGAATGTTAACATAGGTTGTGGAGTAGTATTTGTGAATTATGATGGAAAGAAAAAACATAAAACAATTGTAGGAAACAATGCATTTGTGGGAAGCAACTCCAATTTGGTAGCGCCGGTTACGGTTGGAGAAAATGGATATATTGCGGCAGGTTCTACAATAACTAATGATGTACCGGAATACTCACTAGCAATTGCCAGAGAGAGGCAGGTTGTTAAGGAAGGCTGGGTAATTAAAAAAGATATGATAAGAAAGGAAAAAAAGTAA
- a CDS encoding ribose-phosphate diphosphokinase — protein MNFHGKDIKIFAGNSNRPLAQEIAEKIGLPLGIATVGKFSDGETQVNIGEVVRGSDVFIIQSTCTPVNDNLIELLIMIDALKRASAGRITAVIPYFGYARQDRKAKARDPITAKLVANLITTAGADRVLTMDLHVPQIQGFFDIPVDHLIGLTIIADYLKEKFQNSDDLCVVSPDVGGVTRARKLAELLDAPIAIIDKRRPKANECEVMNVIGDVEGKKVVLVDDLIDTAGTITKAIDVLLDLGAKEAYACCTHGVLSGPAIERMKNSRIKELIVLNTIPLTEEKKIDKVISLSVAGLFAEAIERIYGDMSISTLFDR, from the coding sequence ATGAATTTTCATGGTAAAGACATTAAGATTTTTGCAGGTAATTCTAATAGACCGCTAGCGCAAGAAATAGCTGAAAAGATCGGGTTGCCTTTGGGGATTGCAACTGTAGGAAAATTCAGCGATGGAGAAACTCAAGTAAATATTGGTGAAGTTGTAAGAGGTTCAGACGTATTCATAATTCAGTCAACTTGTACACCAGTGAATGATAATCTTATTGAACTGTTAATCATGATAGATGCTCTCAAAAGGGCTTCGGCAGGAAGGATTACAGCGGTTATTCCGTATTTTGGATACGCAAGGCAGGACAGAAAAGCCAAGGCAAGAGATCCTATTACTGCAAAATTAGTTGCAAACCTTATTACAACAGCAGGAGCAGACCGTGTGCTCACAATGGATTTGCATGTACCTCAGATTCAAGGATTCTTTGATATTCCTGTTGATCACTTGATAGGTTTGACAATAATAGCAGATTACTTAAAAGAAAAATTCCAGAATTCGGATGATCTTTGTGTTGTTTCACCCGATGTTGGAGGTGTTACAAGAGCCAGAAAGTTAGCGGAACTGCTTGACGCTCCAATTGCGATAATTGATAAGAGAAGGCCGAAAGCGAACGAATGTGAAGTAATGAATGTTATTGGAGATGTAGAAGGAAAGAAAGTGGTGCTGGTAGATGACCTGATAGATACTGCTGGCACCATTACTAAAGCAATTGATGTTCTTTTAGATCTGGGAGCAAAAGAAGCATATGCCTGCTGTACTCATGGAGTACTTTCAGGCCCTGCCATAGAAAGAATGAAGAATTCACGCATTAAAGAGCTGATTGTATTAAATACAATTCCTTTAACTGAGGAGAAGAAGATAGACAAGGTAATATCTCTTTCTGTTGCCGGACTTTTTGCTGAAGCCATTGAAAGAATATACGGTGATATGTCTATAAGTACATTATTTGATCGGTAA
- a CDS encoding aminoacyl-tRNA hydrolase yields MDELFLIIGLGNPGLKYINTRHNVGFDTIDYIAAKNNIKVSRLKHKAYIGEGTIEGHKVVLAKPQTYMNLSGESVRDMVEWYKIDMSNLILIYDDVDIPLGKIRIRPGGSAGTHNGMKSVIYNLQRDDFPRIRIGIGQPPEGWDMADYVLGKFPKEERELIDSSILRAAQAACMIMDLGINAAMNKHNS; encoded by the coding sequence ATGGATGAATTATTTTTAATAATAGGATTAGGTAATCCAGGCTTAAAATATATAAATACAAGACATAATGTAGGATTTGACACAATTGACTACATAGCTGCTAAAAATAACATTAAGGTGTCCCGCTTAAAACATAAAGCTTATATAGGTGAAGGGACAATTGAAGGCCATAAGGTAGTGCTTGCAAAACCTCAGACGTATATGAACCTGAGCGGTGAAAGTGTCAGGGATATGGTGGAATGGTACAAGATAGATATGAGCAATTTAATATTGATATATGATGATGTGGATATTCCTCTTGGGAAAATAAGGATTCGCCCGGGAGGGAGTGCAGGTACTCATAATGGTATGAAATCGGTTATATATAATCTTCAGAGAGATGATTTTCCGAGAATAAGAATTGGTATAGGCCAGCCACCGGAAGGATGGGATATGGCAGACTATGTATTAGGGAAATTCCCTAAGGAAGAGAGAGAGCTTATAGACAGCAGCATCCTAAGAGCGGCTCAGGCAGCCTGTATGATCATGGATTTAGGTATCAATGCTGCCATGAATAAACATAATTCATAG
- the mfd gene encoding transcription-repair coupling factor gives MTFLIKPLYELSQYRNVLENLRNYSVPVSIIGPSDSQKVHMAYSIASHLGQKAVFIAYNEMQARRVFEDFSFFAGDEVVYFPPREITLHDVEAKSNDTVYQRLSSLARICEDKYRIIVTSAEAVIQKLIDKNYFNECIINIRIGSKLNVELFKKKLVEIGYERVDIVDAKGEFAVRGGIIDLFPVNSEYAVRIELFDDEVDSIRRVDIVSQRSVEMLDSLKIVPARETIFSDDDVKGIISRIKNELNGVIKSNKTGQVKNLKNIRAESSYDNNDNNFKKRITADIEKIESQRYFPGIDRYISYIIGKPTSLIEYIGDNVIVFVDEPVRLKQRIDNITLEYHEMCKNFLEKGQILPGSCEAFFDFDDLIIKMSKYRQVCLYTIIAGSHSYTNTINFNITSKLLGTYQGHINLLIEDVINWKNKKSKVVILSGTRGRGERLSEELRKEGIEALYTEDNNLLLQPGQVIVTRGSLSKGFEYTDIGFVLLSDSAIFGHGKKPKKVSKEKKGDRINLFTDLKIGDYVVHRAHGIGQYVGIEKLTIEGVKRDYIKIRYLEGGFLYIPTNQLDLIQKYVGIEGKTPRLNKLGSSDWSKTKKRVKESLKELAGELIKLYAQRQALKGFAYSKDNIWQKQFEELFPYEETEDQLKCIAEIKEDMESDKVMDRLLCGDVGYGKTEVAARAIFKAVMDGKQVAYLVPTTILAQQQYVSFKERMNNFPVTVEVISRFRTTAEQKRILKDVKSGKIDVLIGTHRLLQKDIQFKDLGLLVIDEEQRFGVAHKEKLKNMKPNVDVLTLTATPIPRTLHMALVGIRDISVIEDPPEERYPVQTYVMEYDKDVIRDAIIREISRNGQVFYLYNRVRSIDLKASEIQLLVPEAKIAVAHGQMDEKQLEDIMFNFINGEYDVLVCTTIIESGLDMPNVNTIIVEDADRMGLAQLYQLRGRVGRSNRLAYAYITYKKGKIVSEIAEKRLQAIREFTDLGSGFKIAMRDMEIRGVGNLLGPEQHGNMESVGYDMYCRLLSEAIKELKGEPVEDKQIEVNIDINVSAYIDDFYISQETQKIEMYQKIAAVRNENDLNDIADELIDRYGDMPEPVRNLLAIANIKILAGEIGFSSIVEKDGGVLFQFSEGKKIDIKAISALMSKYKRRLLFNAGSSPYFLLKISDIDKSKVLDNIKIMLHDIKNFEV, from the coding sequence ATGACATTTTTAATAAAGCCGCTTTATGAGCTTAGCCAGTACAGAAATGTTTTGGAAAACCTGAGAAATTATTCGGTACCTGTTAGTATAATTGGCCCTTCAGACTCCCAGAAAGTACACATGGCCTACAGTATTGCCAGCCATTTGGGACAAAAAGCGGTATTTATTGCGTATAATGAGATGCAGGCAAGGAGAGTATTTGAAGACTTCTCCTTTTTTGCAGGAGATGAAGTGGTTTATTTTCCTCCAAGAGAGATTACTCTCCATGATGTAGAAGCTAAAAGTAATGATACTGTTTATCAAAGGCTGTCATCCCTGGCAAGAATTTGTGAAGATAAATACAGAATAATTGTTACATCCGCAGAGGCTGTAATCCAGAAATTAATTGATAAGAATTATTTTAATGAGTGCATTATAAATATCCGAATCGGTTCTAAACTGAATGTTGAATTATTTAAGAAAAAGCTGGTGGAAATAGGATACGAAAGAGTTGATATTGTTGATGCAAAAGGTGAGTTTGCTGTACGAGGCGGGATAATTGACTTATTTCCTGTAAACAGTGAGTATGCAGTTCGCATAGAACTTTTTGATGATGAAGTAGATTCCATCAGGAGAGTTGATATTGTTTCACAACGCTCGGTAGAAATGCTTGATTCCCTGAAAATAGTACCTGCAAGGGAAACTATTTTCAGTGATGATGATGTTAAGGGAATTATTAGCAGGATAAAAAATGAATTAAATGGAGTAATTAAATCAAATAAGACAGGACAGGTCAAAAATTTAAAAAATATTCGAGCGGAATCATCTTATGACAATAATGACAATAATTTTAAGAAAAGAATCACGGCAGATATTGAGAAAATCGAAAGCCAGCGTTACTTTCCAGGTATTGATAGATATATATCATATATTATTGGCAAGCCTACCAGCTTAATAGAGTATATAGGGGATAATGTTATTGTTTTTGTAGACGAGCCTGTAAGATTAAAGCAGAGAATTGATAATATAACCCTGGAATACCATGAAATGTGCAAAAATTTTTTAGAGAAGGGGCAAATACTGCCTGGAAGCTGTGAGGCATTTTTTGATTTTGATGATTTAATTATAAAAATGTCTAAATACAGGCAGGTATGTTTGTATACCATAATAGCAGGCAGCCATTCATATACAAATACCATTAATTTTAATATAACCTCAAAATTACTTGGAACTTATCAAGGACATATCAATCTGCTGATTGAGGATGTAATAAACTGGAAAAACAAAAAATCCAAAGTTGTTATTTTATCAGGAACCCGGGGAAGAGGAGAAAGACTTTCAGAGGAATTAAGAAAAGAAGGTATTGAAGCCCTATATACAGAAGACAATAACCTTTTGCTGCAGCCGGGACAAGTGATAGTTACACGGGGCAGTCTGAGTAAAGGTTTTGAATATACTGATATTGGTTTTGTGTTATTAAGTGATTCTGCAATATTTGGGCATGGAAAAAAACCTAAGAAAGTTTCTAAAGAGAAAAAGGGAGACAGGATAAATCTGTTCACCGATTTAAAAATCGGGGACTATGTGGTGCACAGAGCCCATGGAATCGGCCAGTATGTGGGAATTGAAAAGCTCACTATAGAAGGAGTTAAAAGGGATTATATAAAAATAAGATATTTGGAAGGTGGTTTTCTTTATATACCCACCAATCAACTGGATCTTATACAAAAATATGTTGGGATTGAAGGAAAGACTCCCAGATTAAACAAACTTGGCTCTTCCGACTGGTCAAAAACAAAAAAAAGAGTAAAAGAATCATTAAAGGAACTGGCAGGAGAATTAATTAAGCTTTATGCTCAAAGACAGGCATTAAAAGGATTCGCTTATTCAAAAGACAATATTTGGCAAAAACAGTTTGAAGAACTATTTCCCTATGAAGAAACTGAGGATCAGTTAAAATGTATAGCTGAAATAAAAGAGGATATGGAATCAGACAAGGTAATGGACAGACTTTTATGTGGAGATGTGGGATATGGAAAGACAGAAGTAGCAGCGAGGGCTATTTTTAAAGCAGTAATGGACGGAAAGCAGGTTGCCTACCTTGTACCCACAACTATTCTCGCCCAGCAGCAATATGTAAGTTTTAAGGAACGCATGAACAATTTTCCCGTTACTGTGGAGGTAATAAGCAGATTTCGTACCACTGCCGAGCAGAAGCGTATTCTTAAGGATGTAAAATCAGGAAAGATTGATGTACTTATAGGCACTCACAGGCTTTTACAGAAAGACATACAGTTCAAAGACCTGGGACTGCTGGTAATAGACGAAGAACAAAGATTTGGGGTCGCTCATAAGGAAAAGCTGAAAAATATGAAGCCAAATGTGGATGTGCTGACTCTGACTGCTACACCAATCCCCCGTACTTTGCATATGGCACTTGTTGGAATAAGGGATATAAGCGTTATAGAAGATCCGCCGGAGGAAAGATATCCTGTCCAGACCTACGTAATGGAGTATGACAAGGATGTAATAAGGGATGCAATAATAAGAGAGATTAGCAGGAACGGGCAGGTTTTTTATCTATATAACCGTGTGAGATCTATAGATTTAAAAGCATCTGAAATTCAACTACTGGTACCGGAAGCCAAAATAGCCGTTGCCCACGGTCAGATGGATGAAAAACAACTGGAAGATATTATGTTCAATTTTATAAATGGTGAATATGATGTCCTTGTTTGTACAACCATTATTGAATCCGGCCTTGATATGCCAAATGTCAATACAATTATAGTTGAAGATGCAGATAGAATGGGACTGGCCCAGCTATACCAGCTCAGGGGGCGGGTGGGGCGCTCCAACAGGCTTGCTTATGCATATATAACATATAAGAAGGGCAAGATCGTGTCTGAAATTGCTGAGAAACGTTTGCAAGCCATAAGAGAATTTACAGACCTTGGTTCGGGATTTAAAATAGCCATGAGAGATATGGAGATCAGGGGAGTAGGAAACCTTCTGGGACCTGAACAGCATGGAAACATGGAATCGGTAGGTTACGATATGTACTGCAGATTGCTTAGTGAGGCAATAAAAGAATTAAAAGGAGAGCCGGTTGAGGATAAGCAGATTGAGGTAAACATCGATATTAATGTTAGCGCCTATATTGATGATTTCTATATCAGCCAGGAAACTCAAAAAATTGAAATGTATCAAAAGATAGCTGCTGTAAGGAATGAAAATGATTTAAATGATATTGCAGATGAGCTGATAGACCGCTATGGAGATATGCCTGAGCCGGTAAGGAATCTGCTGGCTATTGCAAATATAAAGATACTGGCAGGTGAAATTGGCTTTTCTTCTATTGTAGAAAAGGATGGCGGCGTATTATTCCAGTTTTCCGAAGGAAAGAAAATTGATATAAAAGCAATTAGCGCTTTAATGTCAAAATACAAAAGAAGACTTTTGTTTAACGCAGGTTCTTCTCCATACTTTTTGCTCAAAATTTCAGATATTGACAAAAGCAAAGTACTTGATAATATTAAAATTATGTTACATGATATTAAAAACTTTGAAGTATAA
- the spoVT gene encoding stage V sporulation protein T — MKATGIVRRIDDLGRVVIPKEIRRTLRIREGDPLEIFTDRDGEVILKKYSPIGELGDFAAQYAESLHKTSGHITCIADRDTIIAVSGASKKDFLEKPLSPELEKIIEEKTTVVAKSPSDKIIAITADEDGSTKYTSQVISSIVSEGDPIGAVILLSTDPQISMGEVEEKLARSAAGFLGKQIEQ; from the coding sequence TTGAAGGCAACTGGAATAGTAAGAAGAATAGACGATCTGGGAAGAGTTGTGATTCCTAAAGAAATACGAAGAACTTTGAGAATAAGGGAAGGTGACCCTTTAGAAATATTTACTGACAGAGACGGGGAAGTTATACTGAAGAAATATTCACCTATTGGAGAATTAGGTGATTTTGCAGCCCAATATGCAGAATCTCTCCATAAGACAAGTGGACATATTACATGTATAGCAGACAGAGATACAATAATTGCAGTTTCCGGAGCATCAAAAAAAGATTTTCTTGAGAAACCTCTTAGCCCTGAACTGGAGAAAATTATTGAAGAAAAGACAACAGTTGTGGCAAAATCACCTAGTGATAAAATTATTGCCATTACTGCTGATGAAGACGGAAGCACCAAATATACATCACAAGTTATAAGTTCAATAGTTTCCGAAGGTGATCCCATAGGGGCAGTAATATTACTGTCAACTGACCCACAGATAAGCATGGGTGAAGTTGAAGAAAAACTGGCCCGTTCAGCAGCAGGTTTTCTGGGCAAGCAAATAGAACAGTAA
- the sigI gene encoding RNA polymerase sigma-I factor: MGYIEDRVERIKDDNECIDLFVEEYKPFIASCTQNAIGRYVKFGEDDELSIGLSAFVEAIKSFNKEKGAFLSFANAVIRRRLIDYYRKEKRHEKSVYLNDLKDDSGEEIDLTTQMSIEKYSIDEISYYRKLEIEELKKELSEWGISFFDLARSSPKQEKTHRMCEKIARFILSSPELVDKIKKKRYLPIMEIESNLKIPKKKIERVRKYLIALIIILTGDYQYISDYIDIGRD, translated from the coding sequence TTGGGGTACATAGAAGATAGAGTAGAAAGAATAAAAGATGATAATGAGTGCATTGACCTCTTTGTAGAGGAATATAAGCCATTTATAGCTTCTTGTACACAAAATGCTATAGGTCGGTATGTGAAATTTGGAGAAGATGACGAATTAAGCATTGGACTAAGTGCTTTTGTTGAGGCCATAAAATCTTTTAACAAAGAAAAAGGTGCTTTTCTGAGTTTTGCAAATGCGGTTATAAGACGAAGGCTTATCGACTATTACAGAAAAGAGAAAAGGCATGAAAAGTCTGTTTACCTGAATGATTTAAAGGATGACTCAGGAGAAGAAATTGATCTAACAACTCAGATGTCTATAGAAAAGTATTCCATTGACGAAATTAGTTATTACAGGAAACTGGAAATTGAGGAACTAAAAAAGGAATTATCTGAATGGGGGATTTCTTTTTTTGATTTGGCCAGGTCTTCCCCTAAACAGGAAAAAACCCACAGAATGTGCGAAAAAATAGCCAGATTTATTTTATCATCTCCTGAACTGGTAGATAAGATAAAGAAGAAGAGATATCTACCAATAATGGAAATTGAAAGTAATTTAAAAATACCCAAAAAAAAAATAGAGAGAGTACGAAAATATTTAATAGCGCTAATAATAATCTTGACAGGGGATTATCAGTACATAAGTGATTATATAGACATAGGACGGGATTGA